Proteins from a genomic interval of Crassostrea angulata isolate pt1a10 chromosome 7, ASM2561291v2, whole genome shotgun sequence:
- the LOC128155927 gene encoding uncharacterized protein LOC128155927 — MNANMMSFPQLILALSLLTVLLQKTSAIFTDDILVPKSFSPAGLLEESLPTNKRYAMLSYNFGSSRRYSPTYLQSRRNAYVPKRYRYNYFRRPWENLPDFHCYRKRCDSSSDCCQRHNICDPYVKVCHDCWHGYKCQTSNDCCSRYPYCHPHKKECYN, encoded by the exons ATGAACGCTAATATGATGAGTTTCCCACAGTTGATTCTCGCCTTATCTCTTCTGACGGTGCTACTACAAAAAACTAGTGCAATATTTACAG ATGACATTCTGGTGCCAAAATCCTTTTCCCCAGCGGGTCTTTTAGAAGAGAGTTTACCGACAAATAAGAG GTATGCTATGCTGTCCTACAATTTTGGATCAAGCAGAAGGTACTCGCCGACCTATTTACAAAGCCGAAGAAATGCCTATGTCCCAAAGCGATACAG GTACAACTACTTTCGGCGTCCGTGGGAAAATCTTCCTGACTTTCACTGTTACCGGAAGCGATGTGACTCGTCATCAGATTGTTGTCAACGTCATAATATTTGTGATCCATATGTGAAAGTGTGTCATGACTGCTGGCATGGATATAAATGCCAAACTTCGAACGATTGCTGCAGTCGGTACCCGTATTGCCATCCCCACAAAAAGGAGTGTTACAATTGA